The following proteins are encoded in a genomic region of Haloarcula marina:
- a CDS encoding VOC family protein, giving the protein MLTLDHTMVRVEDLEDSLEWYQTHLDYEEKGRWEADTFTNVFLGPENVHEEGALLELTYNHDGRTYEMGDAWGHIAVRCDDVYEAYEELMDAGVEDYRDPDSCGGSYAFVTDPDGHEIEIVERDHGAAWSLDHTMLRVEDADEAIGWYTRKLDYEMFRRSEHDSFALYFLKPADAAPEAMSVELTYNYDGRAYEMGDAWGHIAVRTDDLHETWDALMGRDAEDYRDPESCDDRYAFTKDADGHEVEIVTN; this is encoded by the coding sequence ATGCTGACGCTCGACCACACAATGGTGCGTGTCGAAGACCTCGAAGACTCCCTCGAGTGGTACCAGACGCATCTGGACTACGAGGAGAAGGGTCGTTGGGAGGCCGACACGTTCACCAACGTGTTCCTCGGTCCCGAGAACGTCCACGAGGAGGGTGCCCTCCTGGAGTTAACGTACAACCACGACGGGCGCACGTACGAGATGGGTGATGCGTGGGGGCACATCGCTGTCCGATGTGACGACGTCTACGAGGCGTACGAGGAACTGATGGATGCCGGGGTCGAGGACTACCGAGACCCCGACTCCTGCGGTGGGTCCTACGCATTCGTCACGGACCCGGACGGCCACGAAATCGAAATCGTCGAGCGCGACCACGGCGCGGCGTGGTCCCTCGACCACACGATGCTCCGGGTCGAGGACGCCGACGAAGCAATCGGCTGGTACACGCGAAAACTCGACTACGAGATGTTCCGCCGCTCCGAACACGACTCGTTCGCGCTGTACTTCCTCAAGCCCGCGGACGCCGCCCCCGAGGCCATGTCGGTCGAACTCACGTACAACTACGACGGGCGCGCCTACGAGATGGGGGACGCGTGGGGCCACATCGCCGTCCGAACTGACGACCTCCACGAGACGTGGGACGCGCTGATGGGGCGCGACGCAGAAGACTACCGCGACCCCGAAAGCTGCGATGACCGGTATGCGTTCACGAAAGACGCCGACGGTCACGAAGTCGAAATCGTCACCAACTGA
- a CDS encoding TIGR04206 family protein, producing the protein MVAGPRRRLLAVVVAGIVPWTVVDAGGGVTFVFAFGLFNTDPIRLVTVSDFFFRFTTTLPPFIESWGTGVALYLLGLVSAVGGVLCREDPRLTAFAIVAAGLSQFGLLLGFNRRIGYLALPVGSLLLVVVGWWYYWPLFDAPEPASLVDR; encoded by the coding sequence ATGGTCGCTGGTCCCCGCCGCCGTCTTCTCGCCGTCGTCGTCGCGGGTATCGTGCCGTGGACAGTCGTCGATGCGGGCGGCGGGGTGACGTTCGTGTTCGCGTTCGGCCTGTTCAACACAGACCCAATACGCCTCGTCACGGTTTCGGACTTTTTCTTCCGGTTCACGACCACCCTCCCGCCGTTCATCGAATCGTGGGGAACGGGAGTCGCGCTGTACCTCTTGGGACTTGTGAGCGCCGTGGGCGGCGTCCTCTGCCGCGAGGACCCGCGACTCACGGCGTTCGCGATAGTCGCCGCGGGACTCTCTCAGTTCGGGTTGCTCCTCGGGTTCAACAGGCGTATCGGGTATCTCGCACTACCGGTCGGATCGCTCCTCTTGGTCGTCGTCGGCTGGTGGTACTACTGGCCCCTTTTCGACGCGCCCGAACCCGCATCGCTCGTCGACCGCTGA
- a CDS encoding OBG GTPase family GTP-binding protein, which yields MGLEEEIQELEDEIASTPYNKSTESHIGRLKSKLAEKKEKLDQQSGSGGGGGYSVEKHGDATVALVGFPSVGKSTLLNALTNADSETGAYEFTTLDVHPGMLKHKGADIQILDVPGLIEGAAGGRGGGKEVLSVVRTADLIVFLVSVFEIEQYDRLREELYANKIRLDKQPPRVSIRKKAKDGLSVTSSVDLDLDEETVKDVLREHGYINADVTIGEQVDLDRLIDGVMDNRVYLPSIVTVNKADLIEPDYLPTVNADLEERGIDPEEAIFISAEKEKGLDGLVERLWEELGLIRIYMDKPGRGVDYEEPLILREGDTVDDACRKLGGSFDDRFRFARVSGPSAKHDEQQVGRDHELADEDVLRIVARR from the coding sequence ATGGGGCTCGAAGAGGAGATTCAGGAACTGGAAGACGAAATCGCCAGCACGCCCTACAACAAGTCGACAGAGTCGCATATCGGTCGACTGAAGTCGAAACTCGCCGAGAAGAAAGAGAAACTCGACCAGCAGTCGGGGTCCGGCGGCGGCGGTGGCTATAGCGTCGAGAAACACGGCGACGCGACCGTCGCTCTCGTCGGTTTCCCGAGCGTCGGGAAGTCAACGCTGTTGAACGCACTGACGAACGCCGATTCTGAAACCGGCGCGTACGAGTTCACGACGCTCGACGTTCACCCCGGGATGCTGAAGCACAAGGGGGCGGACATCCAGATTCTGGACGTTCCGGGCCTCATCGAGGGCGCGGCGGGCGGCCGCGGCGGCGGGAAGGAAGTGCTCTCCGTCGTCCGGACCGCCGACCTCATCGTCTTTCTCGTCTCCGTCTTCGAGATAGAGCAATACGACCGACTCCGCGAGGAACTGTACGCGAACAAGATACGGCTGGACAAACAACCGCCGCGCGTGAGCATCCGTAAGAAGGCCAAGGACGGTCTGTCGGTCACCAGTTCCGTCGACCTCGACCTCGACGAGGAGACGGTGAAGGACGTGCTCCGCGAACACGGGTACATCAACGCCGACGTAACCATCGGCGAACAGGTCGACCTCGACCGACTCATCGACGGGGTGATGGACAACCGGGTGTATCTCCCCTCCATCGTCACGGTCAACAAGGCCGACCTCATCGAACCGGACTACCTCCCGACGGTCAACGCCGACCTCGAAGAACGAGGTATCGACCCCGAGGAGGCAATCTTCATCAGCGCCGAGAAGGAGAAGGGTCTCGACGGACTCGTCGAACGCCTCTGGGAGGAACTGGGCCTCATCCGCATCTACATGGATAAGCCGGGTCGCGGCGTCGACTACGAGGAACCGCTCATCCTTCGAGAGGGCGACACCGTCGACGACGCCTGCCGGAAACTCGGCGGGAGCTTCGACGATCGGTTCCGGTTCGCCCGCGTCAGCGGTCCGAGCGCAAAACACGACGAGCAACAGGTCGGCCGGGACCACGAACTCGCCGACGAGGACGTGCTCCGTATCGTCGCCCGTCGGTAG
- a CDS encoding 50S ribosomal protein L11, whose protein sequence is MAGTIEVLVPGGQANPGPPLGPELGPTPVDVQAVVQEINDRTEAFDGTEVPVTIEYEDDGSFSIDVGVPPTAELVKDEAGFDTGSGEPHEEFVADLSVDQVIQIAEQKQSDLLAYDLKNAAKEVVGTCTSLGVTIEGNNPREFKERIDDGEYDDLFAAEASA, encoded by the coding sequence ATGGCTGGAACTATCGAAGTGCTCGTCCCCGGCGGGCAGGCCAACCCTGGCCCGCCCCTCGGTCCCGAACTGGGGCCGACGCCCGTGGACGTGCAGGCAGTCGTGCAGGAGATAAACGACCGCACCGAAGCGTTCGACGGCACGGAAGTCCCCGTCACCATCGAGTACGAGGACGACGGTTCGTTCTCCATCGACGTGGGTGTCCCGCCGACGGCCGAACTCGTCAAAGACGAAGCCGGGTTCGACACCGGAAGCGGCGAACCCCACGAGGAGTTCGTCGCCGACCTCTCGGTCGACCAGGTCATACAGATTGCAGAACAGAAGCAGTCCGACCTGCTCGCCTACGACCTGAAGAACGCCGCAAAGGAAGTCGTCGGGACCTGCACCTCGCTGGGCGTCACCATCGAGGGCAACAACCCCCGCGAGTTCAAAGAGCGCATCGACGACGGCGAGTACGACGACCTGTTCGCGGCCGAAGCGTCGGCGTAA
- a CDS encoding sensor histidine kinase, with amino-acid sequence MRLRSGFLGVLLLVALILSGLLYTGVSLHKAEVTAQERSTLENEVRSVAHDLETRLHEKESAVALWASNVAVADHGSAAQRQALASFRRTTVFEGASVVAANGTMVALDAADLSANRREELVGQDFGDRTYVREAIDGDSHVSDPFEAESGNYVVIISAPIREGGDVVGTLNAAFHLTETDFFEQSTVLLSNERSLAVRTTDNVTLYDQSRAFDTALYATATVDGTGWRVRLLADSGDLRQHLRRATGLLVGGIIGTLLLVAALGVWASRMTIQQIERLDDGLDRLESGTYDTSLSLGPAAEWQRISDRFHSLATTLDRRESQLSVFNRVFRHNLRNDMSVVMLSSERILDSDETSEEVEASAQRIYDRAESFMATTEHARAIHEELLTGRSADPVPATVVTLVEDVAHSLWTSYPEAKVETSVEAATEVCGGRRLPLILRELGENAITHADAPMGERSVSLTARRDGSTVAFSVDDDGPGIPETERELLVGERQETPTAHGNGLGLWMVRWLVDSLDGTVSVSTPTDGGTTVTVRVPLAEDEEGLPGE; translated from the coding sequence ATGCGACTCCGGTCCGGATTTTTGGGGGTGTTACTGCTCGTCGCCCTAATTCTGTCCGGCTTGTTGTACACCGGTGTGTCGTTGCACAAGGCCGAGGTCACGGCCCAAGAGCGCTCGACGCTGGAAAACGAAGTCCGGAGCGTCGCCCACGACCTCGAAACGCGACTACACGAGAAGGAGTCGGCGGTCGCCCTCTGGGCGTCGAACGTCGCCGTCGCAGACCACGGCTCGGCCGCACAGCGTCAAGCGCTGGCGTCGTTTCGCCGAACGACCGTCTTCGAGGGTGCGTCCGTCGTCGCCGCCAACGGGACGATGGTCGCACTCGACGCGGCCGACCTCTCCGCCAACCGCAGGGAGGAACTAGTCGGCCAGGACTTCGGCGACCGAACGTACGTCCGAGAAGCGATTGACGGCGACTCCCACGTCAGCGACCCGTTCGAAGCCGAAAGCGGCAACTACGTCGTCATCATCTCCGCCCCCATCCGGGAGGGCGGTGATGTGGTCGGCACGCTCAACGCCGCGTTTCACCTCACGGAGACCGACTTCTTCGAGCAGTCGACGGTGTTGCTGTCGAACGAGCGCTCCTTGGCCGTCCGCACTACCGACAACGTCACGCTGTACGACCAGTCGCGGGCGTTCGACACCGCGCTGTACGCGACGGCGACCGTCGACGGGACAGGGTGGCGTGTGCGACTGCTGGCCGACAGCGGGGACCTCCGACAGCACCTCCGTCGAGCGACGGGGCTACTGGTCGGCGGGATTATCGGGACGTTGCTGCTGGTCGCGGCGCTCGGCGTCTGGGCCTCTCGGATGACCATTCAACAGATAGAGCGGTTGGACGACGGCCTGGACCGTCTCGAATCCGGGACCTACGACACCTCGCTCTCCCTCGGACCGGCCGCCGAGTGGCAGCGAATCAGCGACCGGTTCCACTCGCTGGCGACCACGCTCGACCGCCGCGAGTCACAGCTCTCGGTGTTCAATCGTGTGTTCCGCCACAACCTCCGCAACGATATGTCGGTCGTCATGCTCTCCTCGGAGCGCATTCTCGACAGCGACGAGACGAGCGAGGAAGTCGAGGCCTCCGCACAGCGGATTTACGACCGCGCCGAATCGTTCATGGCGACGACCGAACACGCGCGGGCGATTCACGAAGAACTGCTCACGGGACGGTCGGCGGACCCGGTTCCAGCGACGGTGGTGACGCTCGTTGAGGACGTCGCCCACTCACTCTGGACCAGCTATCCCGAGGCGAAAGTGGAGACGAGCGTCGAGGCGGCCACGGAGGTGTGTGGCGGCCGCCGCCTCCCGTTGATACTGCGCGAACTCGGTGAGAACGCGATTACGCACGCCGACGCGCCCATGGGCGAGCGGTCGGTTTCACTGACCGCCCGCCGAGACGGGTCGACGGTCGCATTCAGCGTCGACGACGACGGACCCGGCATCCCGGAGACGGAGCGAGAGTTACTGGTCGGCGAGCGACAGGAGACGCCCACGGCGCACGGCAACGGCTTGGGGCTGTGGATGGTGCGGTGGCTCGTCGATTCGCTGGACGGCACGGTGTCGGTGTCGACGCCCACCGACGGCGGGACGACGGTCACCGTCCGCGTTCCCCTCGCCGAGGACGAAGAGGGACTGCCGGGAGAGTGA
- a CDS encoding 50S ribosomal protein L1, with protein MADQEIENAVSRALEDAPPRNFRETVDLAVNLRDLDLNDPSNRVDESVVLPAGTGQETKIVVFAEGETALRAEEVADDVLDQNELEELGGDDDAAKDLADDTDFFIAEKNMMQDIGRYLGTVLGPRGKMPEPLDPDDDVVEVINRMKNTVQLRSGERRTFHTRVGAEDMSAEDIADNIDVIIRRLHADLEKGPLNVDTIFVKTTMGPAVEVA; from the coding sequence ATGGCAGACCAGGAAATAGAGAACGCAGTCTCTCGCGCACTCGAGGATGCACCCCCGCGGAATTTCCGCGAGACGGTGGACCTCGCAGTCAACCTGCGCGACTTAGATCTTAACGACCCGTCGAACCGTGTCGACGAGTCCGTCGTCCTACCTGCTGGCACCGGTCAGGAGACCAAGATTGTGGTCTTCGCCGAGGGCGAAACCGCCCTTCGTGCCGAGGAGGTCGCAGACGACGTACTCGACCAGAACGAACTCGAGGAACTCGGTGGCGACGACGACGCCGCCAAGGACCTCGCCGATGACACTGACTTCTTCATCGCAGAGAAGAATATGATGCAGGACATCGGCCGATACCTCGGGACCGTGCTGGGTCCACGCGGGAAGATGCCGGAACCGCTCGACCCCGACGACGACGTCGTCGAGGTCATCAACCGCATGAAAAACACCGTGCAGCTCCGCAGCGGTGAACGTCGGACCTTCCACACCCGCGTCGGTGCCGAAGACATGTCCGCCGAGGACATCGCCGACAACATCGACGTCATCATCCGCCGCCTGCACGCCGACCTCGAGAAGGGTCCCCTCAACGTCGACACCATCTTCGTGAAGACGACGATGGGCCCGGCCGTGGAGGTTGCCTGA
- a CDS encoding 50S ribosomal protein L10 has translation MSAESERKTETIPQWKREEVDAIVEMIESYESVGVVNIAGIPSRQLQDMRRDLHGTAELRVSRNTLLRRALDEVDDGLEQLNEFVTGQVGLIGTNSNPFSLFQELEASKTPAPIGAGEVAPNDIVVPEGDTGVDPGPFVGELQSIGADARIQEGSIQVLSDSTVLEAGGEVSQDLANVLNELGIEPKEVGLDLRGVFADGVLFEPEELELDVDEYASDIRAAAGQAFNLSVNAGFPTAQTVPTMLQAARGDAKSLALHAAIEDPEVVPDLVSKADAQVRALAAQIDDTEALPEELQDVEAAPAAEESADDQDDTASEDDASDEAEEADADDEDDDDDEDAGDALGAMF, from the coding sequence ATGAGCGCCGAATCTGAACGCAAGACAGAGACGATTCCCCAGTGGAAGCGCGAAGAGGTCGACGCTATCGTCGAGATGATCGAATCCTACGAGAGCGTCGGCGTCGTCAACATCGCTGGGATTCCGTCCCGACAGCTCCAGGACATGCGCCGTGACCTGCACGGCACCGCGGAGCTTCGCGTCTCGCGAAACACGCTCCTTCGCCGCGCGCTCGACGAGGTCGACGACGGCCTCGAACAGCTCAACGAGTTCGTGACCGGCCAGGTCGGTCTCATCGGCACGAACAGCAACCCGTTCTCGCTGTTCCAGGAACTCGAAGCGTCGAAGACGCCCGCACCCATCGGTGCCGGTGAAGTCGCCCCGAACGACATCGTCGTGCCGGAAGGCGACACCGGCGTCGACCCAGGACCGTTCGTCGGCGAACTCCAGAGCATCGGTGCCGACGCACGCATCCAGGAAGGCTCCATTCAGGTCCTTTCGGACTCGACCGTCCTCGAAGCGGGCGGAGAGGTCTCCCAAGACCTCGCGAACGTGCTCAACGAACTCGGTATCGAACCGAAGGAAGTCGGACTGGACCTCCGCGGCGTGTTCGCCGACGGCGTCCTGTTCGAACCCGAGGAACTCGAACTCGACGTCGACGAGTACGCGAGCGACATCCGCGCGGCCGCCGGGCAGGCGTTCAACCTCTCGGTCAACGCCGGATTCCCGACCGCGCAGACGGTCCCGACGATGCTGCAGGCCGCTCGTGGCGACGCCAAGAGCCTCGCGCTCCACGCCGCCATCGAGGACCCCGAGGTCGTTCCCGACCTCGTGAGCAAGGCCGACGCACAGGTCCGTGCGCTCGCCGCGCAGATTGACGACACAGAGGCGCTGCCGGAGGAACTCCAAGACGTGGAGGCCGCCCCGGCCGCAGAGGAATCGGCTGACGACCAAGACGACACCGCGTCCGAGGACGACGCCAGCGACGAGGCCGAAGAGGCCGACGCAGACGACGAAGACGACGATGACGACGAAGACGCTGGCGACGCGCTCGGAGCGATGTTCTAA
- the rpl12p gene encoding 50S ribosomal protein P1 → MEYVYAALILNESGEEINEENLTDVLEAAGVDVEESRVKALVAALEDVDIEEAVEEAAAAPVPASGGAAAPAEGDDDEGDEEEAAEEEAADEDDDDDEDDEASGEGLGELFG, encoded by the coding sequence ATGGAATACGTTTACGCTGCACTCATCCTGAACGAATCGGGCGAAGAAATCAACGAAGAGAACCTCACCGACGTGCTCGAGGCCGCTGGCGTCGACGTCGAGGAGTCCCGCGTCAAAGCGCTCGTCGCGGCCCTCGAAGACGTCGACATCGAGGAAGCCGTCGAGGAAGCCGCTGCCGCACCCGTTCCGGCCAGTGGCGGCGCCGCCGCGCCCGCTGAGGGCGACGACGACGAGGGCGACGAGGAAGAAGCGGCCGAGGAAGAGGCCGCCGACGAAGACGACGATGACGACGAGGACGACGAGGCCAGCGGCGAGGGCCTCGGCGAACTCTTCGGCTAA
- a CDS encoding tripartite tricarboxylate transporter permease, with amino-acid sequence MVPVTVSAPVRLTGDPFSVGWLLLAVTGGVALGTLSGLVPGLHANTLALLLAAAASEVPGPPLYVGVAMLATGVTHTFLDVVPALALGVPDPAMAASSLPGHQLVIEGRGREALRLSALGSSGAVLLAAPLAVPLTAAMRAGYPLVTANLPLVLGAVVALLAATEPDRSKRVGALCSFAASGALGIVFLDVPVSGALPVTDVLVPLFAGLFGAPVLLAAIEGDGVPPQTDPAVTMSRRGVATVTTVGTLCGAVVGYLPGVSSAIAATLALGLTTRRGPRAFVVATSGVNTATAVFALFALLTFGDARTGVLVALQRADVPLVLPPLVVTILVAGVLSAVLVPTLGDRYLRTVGRLDPMWLAITVLAGLVGLSALFAGPLGVAAFGAATLVGHLPPRFGCRRATLMGVLLVPLIL; translated from the coding sequence ATGGTCCCGGTTACCGTTTCGGCTCCGGTCAGACTGACGGGAGACCCGTTCTCGGTCGGGTGGCTCCTCCTCGCCGTCACGGGTGGGGTCGCCCTCGGCACGCTGAGCGGACTCGTGCCGGGACTACACGCCAACACACTGGCGCTCCTCCTCGCGGCCGCCGCGAGCGAGGTTCCCGGGCCGCCGCTGTACGTCGGCGTCGCGATGTTGGCGACGGGCGTGACACACACATTTCTGGACGTCGTTCCAGCGTTGGCACTCGGGGTTCCCGACCCGGCGATGGCCGCGTCGTCGCTCCCGGGTCATCAACTCGTCATCGAGGGTCGTGGTCGTGAGGCGCTCCGGCTATCGGCACTCGGGAGTAGCGGCGCAGTGCTGCTGGCCGCGCCGCTCGCCGTTCCCCTCACCGCCGCAATGCGGGCGGGCTACCCGCTCGTGACTGCCAATCTGCCGCTGGTCCTCGGCGCCGTCGTCGCCCTCCTCGCCGCGACCGAACCAGACCGTTCGAAACGAGTCGGGGCGCTCTGTTCGTTCGCCGCCAGCGGTGCCCTCGGCATCGTGTTTCTCGACGTGCCCGTCTCCGGTGCGCTCCCCGTCACCGACGTGCTCGTTCCGCTGTTCGCGGGGCTATTCGGCGCGCCGGTGTTGCTCGCGGCCATCGAGGGCGACGGCGTTCCCCCGCAAACGGACCCCGCGGTGACTATGTCGCGGCGCGGGGTCGCCACCGTGACGACCGTCGGAACGCTGTGCGGGGCCGTCGTCGGGTACCTCCCCGGTGTTTCGAGCGCCATCGCGGCGACGCTCGCGCTCGGACTCACGACGCGGCGGGGGCCGCGCGCGTTCGTGGTCGCGACGAGCGGTGTCAACACAGCGACGGCTGTCTTCGCCCTCTTTGCGCTGCTCACCTTCGGCGACGCGCGGACGGGTGTCCTGGTCGCACTCCAGCGCGCTGACGTACCGCTGGTGTTGCCGCCCCTGGTCGTCACCATCCTCGTCGCTGGCGTCCTCAGCGCGGTGCTGGTCCCGACGCTGGGCGACCGATACCTGCGGACCGTCGGTCGACTCGACCCGATGTGGCTCGCGATAACCGTGTTGGCGGGCCTCGTCGGTCTTTCAGCGCTATTCGCCGGTCCACTCGGTGTGGCCGCGTTCGGCGCGGCGACGCTCGTCGGCCACTTGCCGCCCCGATTTGGTTGCCGGCGAGCGACGCTGATGGGCGTCCTCCTCGTCCCCCTCATCTTATAG
- the corA gene encoding magnesium/cobalt transporter CorA codes for MISALVFADDRAVGYDDLETARRAVGTTWVHVADATDQEIDAVAAAFGIHPLTIEDVQTGVRAKTEEYADYTFVHLKSVRLTPGETTFEKEVATSPLGIFVGRDWVVTLSLGPAKPIQRVMDAAERGDERLLNRGPDFTAYRVIDVIVDAYFDLLDEVETDIEEIEEEVTVSTDIETLEKINDVRRDLLSFRKQVWPAREAVGILARGDPPQIQAETEKYFRDVYDHLVQIADLTETYRDLMSGARDIYLNTLSQSTNEVMKVLTVVATIFIPLTFVVGVYGMNFADSAYNMPELGWTFAYPATMLGMVLMILVMLLHFHRREYL; via the coding sequence GTGATTTCCGCGCTCGTCTTCGCGGACGACAGGGCCGTCGGGTACGACGACCTCGAGACGGCGCGGCGCGCCGTCGGGACCACGTGGGTTCACGTCGCGGATGCGACCGACCAGGAGATAGACGCCGTCGCCGCGGCGTTCGGGATCCATCCGCTGACCATCGAGGACGTTCAGACGGGCGTCAGGGCGAAAACCGAGGAGTACGCCGACTACACGTTCGTCCATCTAAAGAGCGTCAGGCTGACGCCCGGCGAAACCACCTTCGAGAAGGAGGTCGCGACCAGCCCCCTCGGTATCTTCGTCGGGCGTGACTGGGTCGTGACGCTCTCGCTCGGCCCGGCGAAACCCATCCAACGGGTGATGGACGCCGCCGAACGCGGCGACGAGCGACTGCTCAACCGCGGTCCGGATTTCACTGCGTACCGGGTCATCGACGTCATCGTCGACGCCTACTTCGACCTCTTGGACGAAGTCGAGACCGACATCGAGGAGATAGAAGAGGAGGTCACGGTGTCGACGGACATCGAGACGCTGGAGAAGATTAACGACGTGCGACGGGATTTACTCTCCTTCCGCAAGCAGGTGTGGCCCGCCCGCGAGGCCGTCGGCATCCTCGCCCGCGGCGACCCGCCGCAGATACAGGCCGAGACGGAGAAGTACTTCCGGGACGTGTACGACCACCTCGTCCAGATCGCCGACCTGACCGAGACGTACCGAGACCTGATGTCCGGCGCGCGGGACATCTACCTGAACACGCTCTCCCAATCCACCAACGAGGTGATGAAGGTGCTCACCGTCGTCGCCACCATCTTCATCCCGCTGACGTTCGTCGTCGGCGTCTACGGGATGAACTTCGCCGACAGCGCGTACAACATGCCCGAACTGGGGTGGACGTTCGCCTATCCGGCGACGATGCTCGGGATGGTTTTGATGATTCTCGTGATGCTTCTTCACTTTCACCGTCGGGAGTACCTATAA
- a CDS encoding DUF6517 family protein translates to MRAGLLTAAVALLVVSSGCLGLVTGDEVAFEASPATVDDSTLADSGYELSNTTEQNITRRVSVLGQERTIRLENHITQYRRGVDLGPLGTLELSRVVVFSTPSATVAGQDLNPATTWSNRRVIEEIAARTGSVSDVQFERNRSVEVLGEPRDVSVFSGTTRVQGQEIDVRIHVTSFEHEGDVIVLLAVHPDLVSEQERVDTMFRGVEHSGNED, encoded by the coding sequence ATGCGCGCTGGATTGTTGACCGCCGCCGTTGCCCTCCTGGTCGTCTCTTCCGGCTGTCTCGGCCTCGTTACCGGCGACGAAGTGGCGTTCGAAGCGTCGCCCGCGACAGTCGACGATAGCACGCTGGCCGACAGCGGCTACGAACTGAGCAACACGACCGAACAGAACATCACGCGACGGGTCTCCGTCCTCGGCCAAGAGCGGACGATTCGACTGGAAAATCACATTACGCAGTACCGCCGCGGGGTCGACCTCGGGCCACTCGGGACGCTTGAACTGTCCCGCGTCGTCGTCTTCTCGACGCCGAGCGCTACGGTCGCCGGACAGGACCTCAACCCCGCGACCACTTGGTCGAACCGTCGCGTCATCGAAGAAATCGCTGCTCGAACCGGAAGCGTCAGCGACGTGCAGTTCGAACGCAACCGGAGCGTCGAGGTACTCGGTGAACCACGCGACGTGAGCGTCTTCTCCGGGACGACGCGGGTACAGGGACAGGAGATAGACGTCCGCATCCACGTCACGAGCTTCGAGCACGAGGGGGACGTCATCGTCCTCCTCGCGGTCCATCCCGACCTGGTCAGTGAGCAGGAACGCGTGGACACGATGTTCCGTGGCGTCGAACACAGCGGCAACGAGGACTGA
- a CDS encoding MEMO1 family protein yields the protein MVLAGGLAAPAAAQGDQPEWGDQMYTELEGMVGVYNENVNAEDLGVAASQVRNERVNLVVTDSDGSQATASFRLDSELKIQELQQGTRDDATMKMSTDRQTVDRIVESNNPSRAFQNAIQNGDITIDGIGTINAVKWVVINNAANLIRSFF from the coding sequence ATGGTCCTCGCGGGGGGCCTGGCCGCACCCGCCGCCGCACAGGGCGACCAACCGGAATGGGGCGACCAGATGTACACCGAGTTAGAGGGCATGGTCGGTGTGTACAACGAGAACGTCAACGCCGAGGACCTCGGCGTCGCCGCCAGTCAGGTGCGAAACGAACGGGTGAATCTGGTGGTGACGGACTCCGACGGCAGTCAAGCGACGGCCTCCTTCCGGTTGGACAGCGAGTTGAAAATCCAGGAACTCCAGCAGGGAACCCGTGACGACGCGACGATGAAGATGAGCACGGACCGACAGACCGTGGACAGAATCGTCGAGTCGAACAACCCCTCCAGAGCGTTCCAGAACGCCATCCAGAACGGAGACATCACTATCGACGGCATCGGCACCATCAACGCCGTGAAATGGGTCGTCATCAACAACGCCGCCAACCTGATCCGGTCGTTCTTCTGA